A DNA window from Halorubrum sp. DM2 contains the following coding sequences:
- a CDS encoding ABC transporter ATP-binding protein — translation MGSDRTDSSDPDAPDPDAPVAVELDGVTRRYGDATAVDGVSLRVREGEFFTLVGPSGCGKTTTLRLIAGFEDPSAGTVRFAGESVAGVPPERRDVGVVFQSYALFPHMTVGENVAYGLNFADPPEGVTRDERVADLLELVDLPDAADRDPESLSGGQQQRVAMARALAPGPDVLLLDEPMSALDARLRERLRAQVKRIQSELGITTIYVTHDQEEALAVSDRVAVMRDGTPEQVAAPRAVYREPATRFVAEFVGDNNVFAGAVRAAPADGEFAVDIDDTDATLRVGVDDELDAVPEPGDRVAFCVRPEHLRVAGDASATDDAAATRNGAENALRATVASAEFLGETTRVTLDWGDRELLVRAVDPLDGEVTVSFDPADAHVIEVGSRR, via the coding sequence GTGGGCTCTGACCGCACCGACTCGTCCGACCCCGACGCCCCGGATCCCGACGCCCCCGTCGCCGTCGAACTCGACGGCGTGACGAGACGCTACGGCGACGCGACCGCCGTCGACGGCGTGAGCCTGCGGGTGCGCGAGGGGGAGTTCTTCACGCTCGTCGGCCCCTCCGGCTGCGGGAAGACGACCACGCTCCGCCTGATCGCGGGGTTCGAGGACCCCTCGGCGGGGACGGTCCGCTTCGCCGGCGAGTCGGTCGCGGGCGTCCCCCCGGAGCGGCGCGACGTGGGCGTCGTCTTCCAGAGCTACGCGCTGTTCCCGCACATGACCGTCGGCGAGAACGTCGCGTACGGACTCAACTTCGCCGACCCGCCCGAGGGGGTCACGCGCGACGAGCGCGTCGCCGACCTCCTCGAACTGGTCGATCTCCCGGACGCGGCCGACCGCGACCCGGAGAGCCTCTCGGGCGGCCAACAGCAGCGGGTCGCGATGGCCCGCGCGCTCGCGCCCGGTCCCGACGTGCTCCTCTTAGACGAGCCAATGAGCGCGCTCGACGCCCGCCTCCGGGAGCGGCTCCGCGCGCAGGTCAAGCGGATCCAGTCGGAACTCGGGATTACGACGATATACGTCACCCACGACCAGGAGGAGGCGCTCGCCGTCTCCGACCGCGTCGCCGTGATGCGCGACGGGACGCCCGAGCAGGTGGCCGCGCCCCGGGCCGTCTACCGCGAGCCGGCGACTCGGTTCGTCGCGGAGTTCGTCGGCGACAACAACGTCTTCGCGGGAGCGGTCCGCGCCGCCCCCGCCGACGGCGAGTTCGCGGTCGACATCGACGACACGGACGCCACACTCCGAGTTGGAGTCGACGACGAACTCGACGCCGTCCCCGAACCCGGCGACCGCGTCGCCTTCTGCGTGCGCCCGGAACACCTCCGGGTCGCGGGGGACGCGAGCGCGACGGACGACGCGGCCGCGACGCGCAACGGCGCGGAGAACGCGCTGCGCGCGACCGTCGCCAGCGCTGAGTTCCTCGGTGAGACGACGAGAGTCACCCTCGACTGGGGCGACCGCGAACTGCTCGTCCGCGCCGTCGACCCCCTCGACGGCGAGGTTACCGTCTCGTTCGACCCCGCTGACGCGCACGTGATCGAGGTCGGATCTCGGCGGTAG
- a CDS encoding DNA-directed RNA polymerase subunit M: MKFCDECGSMMHTDGDRWVCRSCENEEPRDSRAEAAMATRDGQRDDGAPAVADATQDSAETVQEPCPAADCDSDRATSEMMPKPGGSYEVRLFTCVECGHKWRE, translated from the coding sequence ATGAAGTTCTGTGACGAGTGCGGCTCGATGATGCACACGGACGGCGACAGGTGGGTGTGTCGCTCCTGCGAGAACGAGGAGCCCCGGGACTCGCGGGCGGAAGCGGCGATGGCGACCCGGGACGGACAGCGGGACGACGGCGCGCCCGCCGTGGCCGACGCGACGCAGGACTCCGCCGAGACGGTACAGGAGCCGTGTCCGGCGGCCGACTGTGACAGCGACCGGGCCACCTCCGAGATGATGCCGAAGCCGGGCGGCTCCTACGAGGTCCGGCTGTTCACCTGCGTCGAGTGCGGCCACAAGTGGCGTGAGTGA